One Leptospira noumeaensis DNA segment encodes these proteins:
- a CDS encoding TIGR04388 family protein, which yields DKNQEALATHWNGTTSSLGNQLSLFTDQISPAISNWETQVKSYNDFYTAWQAEASQLEADAEAQYVQSLTNLEKEKTAWLAAMEKERNDGMTQWTNLYQQAGQMQNQSDYVNFVNNANATVNGVGTGNIATNTSYIVSKFD from the coding sequence GATAAAAACCAAGAAGCACTTGCTACTCATTGGAATGGAACTACAAGTTCCCTCGGGAACCAACTCAGTTTGTTTACCGATCAAATTTCTCCAGCTATCTCTAACTGGGAAACACAAGTAAAAAGTTATAACGATTTCTATACTGCTTGGCAGGCAGAAGCAAGCCAACTAGAGGCAGATGCAGAGGCTCAGTATGTGCAGTCTCTCACAAATCTTGAGAAAGAAAAAACAGCATGGCTTGCCGCTATGGAGAAAGAACGTAATGATGGGATGACCCAGTGGACAAACCTTTACCAACAAGCAGGTCAGATGCAAAACCAATCTGATTATGTTAACTTTGTGAACAATGCAAATGCTACTGTAAATGGAGTTGGAACTGGGAATATTGCCACTAACACTAGTTATATTGTATCTAAATTTGACAA